One part of the Amblyraja radiata isolate CabotCenter1 chromosome 43, sAmbRad1.1.pri, whole genome shotgun sequence genome encodes these proteins:
- the LOC116968008 gene encoding AP-4 complex subunit mu-1-like, producing MTTMRSAAAIATSQGVNISVHLPVPKGTASLWQELSSPEQRAELVADTRSVRWHIPIFPGGSQFTARFKLEVADLSAASLLELGPACMQFELPMTTCSGLQVRFLRLSSAHPPPLQPPHRWVRYVTHSDSYLIRI from the exons ATGACCACCATGAGGTCTGCCGCTGCCATCGCCACCAG CCAGGGTGTCAACATCAGCGTTCATCTCCCGGTGCCCAAGGGCACTGCCAG CCTGTGGCAGGAGTTGAGCAGCCCGGAGCAGCGTGCCGAGCTGGTTGCCGACACTCGGTCAGTGCGTTGGCACATCCCCATCTTCCCTGGAGGCTCACAGTTCACCGCCCgcttcaag ctggaggtggCGGATCTGAGCGCTGCGTCGCTGTTGGAGCTGGGCCCTGCCTGCATGCAGTTCGAGCTGCCCATGACCACCTGCTCGGGGCTGCAGGTGCGGTTCCTGCGCCTCTCCTCTGCGCATCCACCACCCCTACAGCCGCCGCACCGCTGGGTGCGATACGTCACGCACAGCGACTCCTACCTCATCCGCATCTGA